From one Pseudomonas sp. S35 genomic stretch:
- a CDS encoding ABC transporter permease subunit: protein MTRGKWLALLCLVPFALFFIVFEIAPLVWVLINSLQTEEAGWGLENFVRIFSSKFYRQAIQFSLEISFYSSIFGIIIATLGSYSLRRVDGPLRNFVTAFANMTSNFAGVPLAFAFIILLGFNGSITLMLKQAGIIQDFNLYSKTGLIILYTYFQIPLGVLLLYPAFDALREDWRESAALLGANGWQFWRHIGLPVLTPALLGTFVILLANALGAYATVYALTTGNFNVLPIRIAGLVSGDVSLDPNMASALAVVLVALMTLVTVVHQLLLKRSYHVSR, encoded by the coding sequence ATGACTCGCGGCAAATGGCTCGCACTGTTGTGCCTAGTGCCCTTTGCGCTGTTCTTTATCGTGTTCGAGATTGCGCCGCTGGTGTGGGTGCTGATCAACAGCCTGCAAACCGAAGAGGCCGGCTGGGGCCTGGAAAACTTCGTGCGGATCTTCAGCTCGAAGTTCTACCGGCAGGCGATCCAGTTCAGCCTGGAGATCAGCTTCTACTCCAGCATTTTCGGGATCATCATCGCCACGCTCGGCAGTTATTCCCTGCGCCGCGTCGATGGGCCGCTGCGCAACTTCGTCACCGCGTTCGCCAACATGACCAGCAACTTCGCCGGCGTACCCTTGGCCTTCGCGTTCATCATTTTGCTGGGCTTCAACGGCAGCATCACCTTGATGCTCAAGCAGGCCGGGATCATCCAGGATTTTAACCTGTACTCCAAAACCGGCTTGATCATCCTCTACACCTACTTCCAGATCCCCCTCGGCGTCTTGCTGCTGTACCCAGCCTTCGACGCCTTGCGCGAAGACTGGCGTGAGTCAGCGGCGTTGCTCGGCGCGAATGGCTGGCAGTTCTGGCGGCACATCGGTTTGCCGGTGCTGACGCCTGCGCTGCTGGGCACCTTCGTGATCCTGCTGGCCAATGCCCTGGGCGCCTACGCCACGGTCTACGCCTTGACCACCGGCAACTTCAACGTGCTGCCGATCCGTATCGCGGGGCTGGTCTCTGGCGATGTGTCGCTGGACCCGAACATGGCCAGCGCCCTGGCCGTGGTACTGGTGGCGCTGATGACGCTGGTCACGGTGGTCCATCAACTGCTGCTCAAGAGGAGCTACCATGTCTCGCGCTGA
- a CDS encoding zinc ABC transporter substrate-binding protein — MRSVLQPLALAIACLITAPLMAAEPVKPAAHAAKPIKVLASLPITYGLAEVLLKGTDVQLERAAPANLPGSRQVSYFTGRGAPALSALAQDADAAIGLRSLWADDPLYPVARRSNIRIVEVDAARPVDGGLPGIAVQPGVTDGLNSQPWQSSNNLGRMADVLATDLGRLAPGAKAKIDANLAVLKQRLLKLTADSEARLAKADNLSVVSLSDHFGYLVSSLNLELVSTDARPDADWTPEALQTLSAQLKDNDVAVVLHHRQPNEAVKAAITAGGSKLLVLNVDGADPVTELQTNVDQVIKTLMP, encoded by the coding sequence ATGCGCTCTGTTCTTCAGCCTCTGGCCTTGGCCATCGCCTGTTTAATCACTGCCCCGCTGATGGCCGCCGAGCCCGTCAAGCCGGCGGCCCACGCCGCCAAACCGATCAAGGTGCTGGCGTCACTGCCGATCACCTATGGCCTGGCCGAGGTGCTGCTCAAGGGCACCGACGTGCAGTTGGAGCGTGCAGCCCCGGCCAACCTGCCGGGCTCGCGGCAGGTGTCGTATTTCACCGGCCGTGGCGCTCCGGCACTGAGTGCGCTGGCCCAGGACGCGGACGCGGCCATCGGCCTGCGTTCGCTGTGGGCGGATGACCCGCTGTACCCGGTAGCTCGGCGCAGCAACATCCGGATTGTCGAAGTCGACGCTGCACGCCCGGTGGATGGCGGCTTGCCAGGCATCGCCGTACAACCCGGCGTTACCGACGGTTTGAACAGCCAGCCGTGGCAGTCGAGCAATAACCTGGGGCGCATGGCCGATGTGTTGGCTACCGACCTGGGGCGCCTGGCACCGGGCGCCAAGGCGAAGATCGACGCCAACCTGGCTGTGCTCAAGCAACGCCTGCTCAAGCTCACCGCCGACAGCGAAGCGCGACTGGCCAAGGCCGACAACCTGAGTGTGGTCAGCCTGAGCGATCACTTTGGGTATCTGGTCAGCAGCCTGAACCTGGAACTGGTCAGCACCGATGCACGGCCGGATGCCGATTGGACGCCTGAAGCGTTACAGACACTCAGTGCCCAATTGAAGGACAACGACGTGGCCGTGGTGCTGCACCATCGTCAGCCGAACGAGGCGGTCAAAGCCGCCATCACGGCAGGTGGCTCCAAGTTGCTGGTGCTGAACGTCGACGGCGCGGACCCGGTGACGGAGCTGCAAACCAATGTGGATCAGGTGATCAAAACCCTCATGCCCTAA
- a CDS encoding carboxy terminal-processing peptidase: MKHLFPSTALALFIGLGFASMSTNTFAANSWDNLQPDRDEVIASLNVVELLKRHHYSKPPLDDARSVIIYDSYLKLLDPSRSYFLASDIAEFDKWKTQFDDFLKSGDLQPGFTIYKRYLDRVKARLDFALAELNKGVDKLDFTQKESLLVDRKDAPWLTSNAALDDLWRKRVKDEVLRLKIAGKDPKAIQELLTKRYKNQLARLDQTRAEDIFQAYINTFAMSYDPHTNYLSPDNAENFDINMSLSLEGIGAVLQSDNDQVKIVRLVPAGPADKTKQVAPADKIIGVAQAEKEMVDVVGWRLDEVVKLIRGPKGSVVRLEVIPHTNAPNDQTSKIVSITREAVKLEDQAVQKKVLNLKQDGKDYKLGVIEIPAFYLDFKAFRAGDPDYKSTTRDVKKILTELQKEKVDGVVIDLRNNGGGSLQEATELTSLFIDKGPTVLVRNADGRVDVLEDENPGAFYKGPMALLVNRLSASASEIFAGAMQDYHRAMIIGGQTFGKGTVQTIQPLNHGELKLTLAKFYRVSGQSTQHQGVLPDIDFPSIIDTKEIGESALPEAMPWDTIRPAIKPASDPFKPFLAQLKADHEARSAKDAEFVFIRDKLALAKKLMEEKTVSLNEVDRRKQHTDIENQQLVLENIRRKAKGEDPLKELKKEDEDALPTEADKTKPEDDAYLAETGRILLDYLKITKQVAKQ, translated from the coding sequence ATGAAGCATCTGTTCCCCAGCACCGCCCTCGCTCTTTTCATTGGTCTCGGCTTTGCGTCGATGTCGACCAATACGTTCGCAGCCAACAGCTGGGACAACCTTCAGCCGGACCGCGACGAGGTGATTGCCAGCCTCAATGTGGTCGAGTTGCTCAAGCGCCATCACTACAGCAAGCCGCCGCTGGACGACGCACGCTCGGTGATCATCTATGACAGCTACCTCAAGCTGCTGGACCCGTCGCGCAGCTACTTCCTGGCCAGCGATATCGCTGAGTTCGACAAGTGGAAGACCCAGTTCGACGACTTCCTGAAGAGCGGCGACCTGCAGCCCGGCTTCACCATCTACAAGCGCTACCTGGACCGCGTCAAAGCGCGTCTGGACTTCGCGCTTGCCGAGCTGAACAAGGGCGTCGACAAGCTCGACTTCACTCAGAAGGAAAGCCTTCTGGTGGACCGCAAGGATGCTCCTTGGCTGACCAGCAACGCCGCCCTCGACGACCTGTGGCGCAAACGCGTCAAGGACGAAGTGCTGCGCCTGAAGATCGCCGGTAAAGACCCCAAGGCTATCCAGGAGCTGTTGACCAAGCGCTACAAGAATCAGCTGGCGCGTCTGGACCAGACCCGTGCCGAAGACATCTTCCAGGCCTACATCAACACCTTCGCGATGTCCTACGACCCGCACACCAATTATCTGTCGCCCGACAACGCGGAAAACTTCGATATCAACATGAGCTTGTCGCTGGAAGGCATCGGTGCCGTCCTGCAAAGCGACAACGACCAAGTGAAGATCGTGCGTCTGGTGCCGGCCGGTCCGGCCGACAAGACCAAGCAGGTCGCTCCGGCTGACAAGATCATCGGTGTGGCCCAGGCCGAAAAAGAAATGGTCGATGTCGTCGGCTGGCGCTTGGACGAAGTGGTCAAGCTGATCCGTGGGCCGAAAGGCAGCGTGGTGCGCCTGGAAGTGATTCCGCACACCAATGCGCCAAACGACCAGACCAGCAAGATCGTGTCCATCACCCGTGAAGCGGTGAAGCTCGAAGACCAGGCCGTGCAGAAGAAAGTCCTCAACCTCAAGCAGGATGGCAAGGACTACAAACTGGGCGTGATCGAAATCCCGGCCTTCTACCTCGACTTCAAGGCCTTCCGCGCTGGCGATCCGGACTACAAGTCCACCACCCGCGACGTGAAGAAGATCCTGACCGAACTGCAGAAGGAAAAAGTCGACGGCGTGGTCATCGACCTGCGCAACAACGGCGGCGGTTCCCTGCAGGAAGCCACCGAGCTGACCAGCCTGTTTATCGACAAGGGCCCAACCGTGTTGGTACGCAACGCTGACGGCCGTGTCGACGTGCTCGAAGACGAGAACCCGGGCGCCTTCTACAAAGGCCCGATGGCGCTGCTGGTCAACCGCCTCTCGGCGTCGGCTTCGGAGATTTTCGCCGGCGCCATGCAGGACTATCACCGTGCGATGATCATCGGCGGCCAGACCTTCGGCAAAGGCACCGTGCAGACCATCCAGCCGCTCAATCATGGCGAGCTCAAGCTGACACTGGCCAAGTTCTACCGGGTTTCCGGGCAGAGTACCCAGCATCAGGGCGTACTGCCGGACATTGATTTCCCGTCGATCATCGACACCAAGGAAATCGGCGAAAGCGCCCTGCCGGAAGCCATGCCATGGGACACCATCCGCCCTGCGATCAAGCCTGCATCGGATCCGTTCAAGCCGTTCCTGGCACAGTTGAAGGCTGACCACGAAGCCCGCTCCGCCAAGGATGCCGAGTTTGTGTTCATCCGTGACAAGCTGGCCCTGGCCAAGAAGTTGATGGAAGAAAAAACCGTCAGCCTCAATGAAGTGGATCGCCGCAAACAGCACACCGACATCGAGAATCAGCAACTGGTGCTGGAGAACATCCGCCGCAAGGCCAAGGGTGAAGATCCACTCAAGGAACTGAAGAAAGAAGATGAAGACGCGCTACCGACCGAAGCGGATAAAACCAAGCCGGAAGACGACGCGTACCTGGCCGAGACGGGCCGGATCCTGCTGGACTACCTGAAAATCACCAAGCAGGTGGCTAAGCAGTAA
- a CDS encoding alkaline phosphatase family protein — protein MKHKVILVVLDGLNFEVARHAMGHLQAYVGAGRAALYTLECELPSLSRPLYECILTGVPPIQSGIVHNQVARLSNQRSIFHYATDAGLATAAAAYHWVSELYNRTPFLAARDRHTDDKALTIQHGHFYWSDHYPDAHLFADAESLRLKHAPDFLLVHPMNIDDAGHKHGLDSAQYRNSARSADIILADYLQGWLDADYQVLVTADHGMNNDRSHNGLLPQEREVPLFVIGEAFSLDANAAPKQTDLCGTVCELLGVPHDKPVCRELLK, from the coding sequence ATGAAGCACAAAGTCATCCTTGTCGTGCTCGACGGCCTGAACTTCGAGGTTGCCAGGCACGCCATGGGGCACTTGCAGGCCTATGTCGGCGCAGGACGCGCAGCGCTCTACACGCTGGAATGTGAACTGCCCTCGCTGTCCCGTCCGCTGTATGAATGCATCCTCACCGGCGTGCCGCCAATCCAGAGCGGCATCGTGCACAACCAGGTCGCGCGCCTGTCGAACCAGCGCAGCATTTTCCATTACGCCACCGACGCAGGCCTGGCCACCGCGGCGGCGGCTTACCATTGGGTCAGCGAGTTGTATAACCGCACGCCCTTCCTCGCCGCCCGGGATCGTCATACCGACGACAAGGCGCTGACGATCCAGCATGGGCACTTCTATTGGAGTGACCATTACCCGGATGCCCACTTGTTCGCCGACGCCGAAAGTCTGCGACTCAAGCACGCGCCGGACTTTCTGTTGGTGCACCCGATGAACATCGACGACGCCGGCCACAAGCACGGCCTCGACAGCGCGCAATACCGCAACAGCGCGCGCTCGGCCGACATCATCCTGGCTGACTACCTGCAAGGCTGGCTCGACGCCGACTACCAGGTGCTGGTGACCGCCGACCACGGCATGAACAACGACCGCTCCCATAACGGGCTATTGCCGCAAGAACGGGAGGTGCCGCTGTTCGTAATCGGCGAGGCCTTCAGCCTGGATGCCAACGCCGCACCGAAACAGACCGACCTGTGCGGCACCGTCTGCGAACTGCTGGGCGTGCCCCACGACAAACCTGTATGCCGGGAGCTACTGAAGTGA
- a CDS encoding ABC transporter ATP-binding protein, with protein MSFVSVQHLQKGYSGTPVFSDINCEIAKGEFVTLLGPSGCGKSTLLRCIAGLTAVDSGKILLDGQDIVPLSPQKRNIGMVFQSYALFPNMTVEQNVAFGLRMQKANADDSHKRVQEVLQLVELKDLAGRYPHQMSGGQCQRVALARSLVTRPRLLLLDEPLSALDARIRKHLREQIRQIQRELGLTTIFVTHDQEEALTMSDRIFLMNQGKIVQSGDAETLYTAPVDVFAAGFIGNYNLLDADKASQLLQRPISGRIAIRPEAIELSRSGELDALVRSHSLLGNVIRYRIEARGVELVVDVLNRSADDLHPDGQRLALSIDPSALCEVA; from the coding sequence ATGAGCTTCGTCAGCGTCCAACATTTGCAAAAAGGCTACTCCGGCACGCCGGTGTTCAGTGATATCAACTGCGAAATTGCCAAGGGCGAGTTCGTCACCCTGCTCGGCCCGTCCGGTTGCGGCAAGTCCACCCTGCTGCGCTGCATCGCCGGCCTGACTGCGGTGGACAGTGGGAAAATCCTGCTCGATGGCCAGGACATCGTGCCCCTGAGCCCGCAGAAACGAAACATCGGCATGGTGTTCCAGAGCTACGCACTGTTCCCCAATATGACCGTGGAGCAGAACGTCGCCTTCGGCCTGCGCATGCAAAAAGCCAACGCCGACGACAGCCACAAGCGCGTGCAGGAAGTGCTGCAACTGGTGGAACTCAAGGACCTCGCCGGGCGCTACCCGCACCAGATGTCCGGTGGCCAATGCCAGCGCGTGGCCCTTGCACGCTCGCTGGTCACCCGCCCGCGCCTGTTGCTGCTGGACGAGCCGCTGTCGGCGCTGGATGCGCGCATTCGCAAGCACCTGCGTGAGCAGATCCGCCAGATCCAGCGCGAACTGGGGCTGACCACGATCTTCGTGACCCATGACCAGGAAGAAGCCCTGACCATGTCCGACCGTATCTTCCTGATGAACCAGGGCAAGATCGTACAGAGCGGCGATGCCGAGACCCTCTACACTGCGCCGGTGGATGTGTTCGCCGCCGGTTTTATCGGCAACTACAACCTGCTCGATGCCGACAAGGCCAGCCAATTGCTGCAACGCCCGATCAGCGGGCGCATCGCCATTCGCCCAGAGGCCATCGAGCTGAGCCGCAGTGGCGAGCTGGATGCGCTGGTGCGCAGCCACAGCCTGTTGGGCAACGTCATCCGCTATCGCATTGAAGCTCGCGGCGTGGAATTGGTGGTGGACGTGCTCAACCGCTCGGCAGACGATCTGCACCCGGACGGCCAGCGCCTGGCACTTTCCATCGACCCCAGTGCGCTGTGTGAAGTAGCCTGA
- a CDS encoding ABC transporter permease yields MSRAEAGPASLYHRVVVYLLFAILVLPLVGTFVYSIASSWSATILPAGFTVKWYAQLWSDPRFLMAFGQSLLVCVGALILSVVLILPLLFVVHYHFPKLDALMNILILLPFAVPPVVSSVGLLQLYGSGPLAMVGTPWILIGCYFTVALPFMYRAITNNLQAINLRDLMDASQLLGASTWQAAIFVVLPNLRKGLMVALLLSFSFLFGEFVFANILVGTRYETLQVYLNNMRNSSGHFTSAVVISYFFFVLVLTWAANILNKDKSQ; encoded by the coding sequence ATGTCTCGCGCTGAAGCCGGCCCTGCCTCCCTCTACCACCGTGTGGTGGTGTACCTGCTGTTTGCGATCCTGGTGTTGCCGCTGGTGGGCACCTTTGTCTACTCCATCGCCAGCAGTTGGTCGGCGACCATCCTGCCGGCCGGCTTCACGGTGAAATGGTATGCGCAGCTGTGGAGCGACCCGCGCTTTCTGATGGCCTTCGGGCAATCGTTACTGGTGTGCGTGGGCGCGTTGATCCTGTCGGTGGTGCTGATCTTGCCGCTGCTGTTCGTGGTGCATTACCACTTTCCCAAGCTCGATGCGCTGATGAACATCCTGATCCTGCTGCCGTTCGCGGTGCCGCCGGTGGTGTCGTCAGTGGGCCTGCTGCAACTCTACGGTTCCGGGCCATTGGCAATGGTGGGCACGCCGTGGATCCTGATCGGCTGCTACTTCACCGTGGCGCTGCCGTTCATGTACCGGGCGATCACCAACAACCTGCAGGCCATCAACCTGCGCGACCTGATGGACGCCTCGCAACTGCTGGGCGCCAGCACCTGGCAGGCGGCGATCTTCGTGGTGCTGCCCAACCTGCGCAAGGGCCTGATGGTGGCGCTGCTGCTGTCGTTCTCGTTCCTGTTCGGTGAGTTCGTATTCGCCAACATCCTGGTGGGCACCCGCTACGAGACCTTGCAGGTGTACCTCAATAATATGCGCAACAGCAGCGGCCACTTCACCAGTGCCGTCGTGATTTCCTATTTCTTCTTTGTGCTGGTGCTGACCTGGGCCGCCAACATTTTGAACAAGGACAAAAGCCAATGA
- a CDS encoding HAD family hydrolase: MALVIFDLDDTLIHGDCATLWSEQMGRLGWVEPESFMRRNNELMDAYSRGELAMEDFMDFSLEPMIGRTPEEIEHLVEPWVEDVIEPLIYSEATKTIARHRANGDRILVISASATHLVTPIAARIGIDEVLGINLEVSHGVYSGRTVGVLTYREGKITRLLQWLEQEGETLEGAYFYSDSRNDLPLLLKVDNPQVVNPDPVLREHAEKAGWPIHLWT; encoded by the coding sequence ATGGCATTGGTAATTTTTGATCTGGACGACACCTTGATCCACGGCGACTGCGCGACCCTGTGGAGCGAGCAGATGGGCCGCCTGGGCTGGGTTGAACCGGAGTCGTTCATGCGCAGGAACAATGAGCTGATGGACGCCTACAGCCGCGGCGAACTGGCCATGGAAGACTTCATGGACTTCAGCCTGGAGCCGATGATCGGCCGCACGCCGGAAGAGATCGAGCACCTGGTCGAGCCCTGGGTGGAGGACGTGATTGAGCCGCTGATCTACAGCGAGGCGACCAAGACCATCGCCAGGCATCGCGCAAATGGCGACCGGATACTGGTGATTTCCGCGTCGGCTACGCACCTGGTCACACCGATTGCGGCGCGGATCGGCATTGATGAAGTGCTGGGGATCAACCTTGAGGTGAGTCATGGCGTGTACAGCGGCCGTACCGTCGGCGTGCTGACCTATCGCGAAGGCAAGATCACGCGCTTGCTGCAATGGTTGGAGCAAGAAGGTGAGACGCTGGAAGGGGCGTATTTCTACTCGGATTCGCGCAATGACCTGCCGTTGCTGCTGAAGGTGGATAACCCACAGGTGGTGAACCCGGACCCGGTATTGCGCGAGCACGCCGAGAAGGCTGGCTGGCCAATTCACCTCTGGACCTGA
- a CDS encoding ABC transporter substrate-binding protein, whose translation MKQLFLASLLGSTIAMCTAAMAADTDLKTLEAAAKAEGAVNSVGMPDDWANWKGTWEDLAKTYGLKHIDTDMSSAQEIAKFKAEKDNASADIGDVGAAFGPIAVKQEVTQPYKPSTWASVPDWAKDKDGHWALAYTGTIAFIVNKKLLHGSEVPTSWADLQTGKYKVSVGDVSTAAQASNAVLAAAIANKGDEKNIAPGLQFFTKIAQQGRLGLSNPTIATMEKGEVEVGIVWDFNGLSYKAKMANPDDYVVLIPSDGSVKSGYTTIINKYAKHPNAAKLTREYIFSDAGQLNLAKGNARPIRAETDLKLPADIAKNLIPGEQYTKANPQPIKDADAWEATSKKLPQLWNEQVIVEMK comes from the coding sequence ATGAAACAGCTTTTCCTGGCATCACTGTTAGGCTCGACCATTGCCATGTGCACCGCCGCCATGGCCGCTGATACCGATCTAAAAACCTTGGAAGCCGCCGCGAAAGCGGAAGGCGCCGTCAACAGCGTCGGCATGCCCGATGACTGGGCCAACTGGAAAGGCACTTGGGAAGACCTGGCCAAGACCTACGGCCTCAAGCACATCGACACCGACATGAGCTCGGCCCAGGAAATCGCCAAGTTCAAGGCTGAAAAAGACAATGCCAGCGCTGACATCGGCGACGTCGGCGCCGCCTTCGGCCCGATAGCGGTGAAGCAGGAAGTCACCCAGCCGTACAAACCGTCCACCTGGGCTTCGGTGCCGGACTGGGCAAAAGACAAAGACGGTCACTGGGCGCTGGCCTACACCGGCACCATCGCGTTTATCGTCAACAAGAAGTTGCTGCACGGCTCCGAAGTACCCACCAGCTGGGCTGACCTGCAGACCGGCAAATACAAAGTCTCGGTGGGTGACGTAAGCACTGCAGCCCAGGCATCCAACGCCGTACTGGCTGCGGCCATCGCTAACAAAGGCGACGAAAAGAACATCGCACCAGGCCTGCAGTTCTTCACCAAGATCGCCCAACAAGGTCGCCTCGGCCTGTCCAACCCGACCATCGCCACCATGGAAAAGGGCGAAGTCGAAGTGGGCATCGTCTGGGACTTCAACGGCCTGAGCTACAAAGCCAAGATGGCCAACCCGGATGACTACGTGGTGCTGATCCCATCGGACGGTTCGGTTAAATCCGGCTACACCACCATCATCAACAAATACGCCAAGCACCCGAACGCCGCCAAGCTGACCCGCGAATACATCTTCAGCGACGCCGGCCAACTCAACCTGGCCAAGGGCAATGCGCGTCCGATCCGTGCGGAAACCGACCTGAAACTGCCGGCCGACATCGCCAAGAACCTGATCCCGGGCGAACAGTACACCAAGGCCAATCCGCAGCCGATCAAGGATGCCGATGCTTGGGAAGCGACCTCCAAGAAGCTGCCGCAGCTGTGGAACGAGCAGGTCATCGTAGAGATGAAGTAA
- a CDS encoding UTRA domain-containing protein → MRDEAIKAVTSIGLALQEQIDHGLLPPASKLPAERKLSELFGTTRITVREALLQLEAQGQIYREERRGWFVSPPRLAYNLMQRSHFHAMVNDQGRVASTEVISARLQPASAAVCAWLQLPALSSVIQICRSRRIDGRLVLYVEHYLNPQYFPGILECDLNQSMTELYARKYDLHYGRVRFEIVPTSLPVEAAAALRVSVGSPGLRIARVNYDQHQRLIDCDLEFWRHDAIHVGVDVV, encoded by the coding sequence ATGCGTGATGAGGCAATCAAGGCGGTGACATCCATCGGCCTGGCGCTGCAAGAGCAGATCGACCATGGACTGTTGCCGCCCGCAAGCAAACTACCCGCCGAGCGCAAGCTCAGCGAGTTGTTCGGTACCACCCGAATTACCGTGCGCGAGGCCTTGTTACAGCTCGAAGCCCAAGGGCAGATTTATCGCGAGGAGCGCCGTGGCTGGTTCGTCTCGCCGCCGCGATTGGCCTACAACCTGATGCAGCGCAGCCACTTTCACGCGATGGTCAACGACCAGGGGCGCGTGGCCTCCACCGAAGTGATTTCTGCGCGGCTGCAACCGGCATCGGCGGCGGTGTGCGCGTGGCTGCAACTGCCGGCATTGTCCAGCGTGATCCAGATCTGCCGGAGTCGGCGCATCGATGGGCGTTTGGTGTTGTATGTGGAGCACTACCTGAACCCGCAGTATTTTCCGGGGATTCTTGAGTGCGACTTGAATCAGTCGATGACTGAACTGTATGCGCGCAAGTACGACTTGCACTACGGACGAGTGCGTTTTGAGATTGTGCCGACATCCTTGCCCGTAGAAGCCGCCGCCGCGCTGCGCGTGTCGGTGGGCAGCCCGGGCTTGCGCATCGCCCGGGTCAACTATGACCAGCACCAGCGGTTGATCGATTGCGATCTGGAGTTCTGGCGGCATGATGCCATCCACGTCGGAGTGGATGTCGTTTAA
- a CDS encoding bifunctional diguanylate cyclase/phosphodiesterase, protein MTMTEQLSALGSILAQGSLHSLFQPIICLSERRILGYEALSRGPSNSPLHSPVALFSVARHAGRLSELEMACRESACRRFSEQKLAGKLFLNISPESLLETAHQPGRTLQLLRDFGIPPSQVVIELTEQTPTDDFDLLQTALHHYRNMGFSIALDDLGAGYSSLRLWSELRPDYVKIDRHFIDGIHQDALKREFVGSILQIARASRAQVIAEGIELPEELAVLTEMGVDLVQGYLLCRPQEHPPQEARLMLPKPDQSSVTLNDEGSDLSALLNEQPAVDQDTATAQVLEAFRRQANLNSLAVLDGRGQPVGIVHRHSLSDALLKPFATDLFARKPISRLMSIDFLAVELSQSLQQVSRLLTSRARQRIEEDFIITLNGDYLGLGRVIDVLKLITELKIQQARYANPLTLLPGNVPIQQCLTRLLQQQRESVICYVDIDSFKPFNDIYGYGRGDEVLLCLAQCLNDRVDPSRDFVGHIGGDDFLLVLGPQDWRKRLNQLLDDFHTQCRRFYRAEHLEAGCFVALNRQGVRQEFALLSLSIGVVHLYPQACGQLDASQLAELASQAKHHAKDVVGYSIHVIDSLEILAQAL, encoded by the coding sequence ATGACCATGACCGAACAGCTGAGTGCATTGGGCTCTATCCTGGCTCAAGGCAGCTTGCACAGCCTGTTCCAACCGATCATCTGTCTGTCCGAGCGGCGCATCCTCGGCTACGAGGCCCTTAGCCGTGGCCCGTCCAACAGCCCGCTGCACTCCCCCGTCGCCTTGTTCTCCGTGGCCCGCCATGCCGGGCGCCTCAGCGAACTGGAAATGGCCTGCCGCGAAAGCGCGTGTCGACGCTTCAGCGAGCAAAAACTTGCGGGCAAGCTGTTCCTGAATATCTCGCCAGAGTCCTTGCTGGAAACAGCGCACCAACCGGGCCGCACCCTGCAACTGCTGCGCGACTTCGGCATCCCGCCGAGCCAGGTGGTGATCGAACTCACCGAGCAAACCCCCACCGACGATTTCGACCTGCTGCAAACCGCCCTGCATCACTACCGCAACATGGGGTTCTCAATTGCCCTGGACGATTTGGGCGCCGGCTACTCCAGCCTGCGCTTGTGGTCGGAGTTGCGCCCGGATTACGTGAAGATCGACCGGCACTTTATCGATGGCATTCACCAGGATGCACTCAAGCGCGAGTTTGTCGGCTCGATCCTGCAAATCGCCAGGGCGTCTCGTGCGCAGGTGATTGCCGAAGGGATCGAACTGCCGGAAGAGCTGGCGGTGCTGACGGAAATGGGCGTCGATCTGGTACAGGGCTACCTGCTTTGCCGTCCACAAGAACATCCGCCGCAGGAAGCACGGCTGATGCTGCCCAAGCCTGACCAGTCGAGCGTGACGCTCAACGACGAAGGCAGCGACCTCAGCGCCCTGCTCAACGAGCAACCGGCCGTGGACCAGGACACCGCTACGGCCCAAGTGCTGGAGGCGTTCCGTCGACAGGCCAATCTCAACTCCCTGGCGGTTTTGGATGGGCGTGGGCAACCGGTGGGCATCGTCCATCGGCATTCACTGTCGGACGCGCTGCTCAAGCCGTTCGCCACCGACTTGTTTGCGCGCAAGCCCATCAGCCGCTTGATGAGCATCGACTTTCTGGCGGTGGAGTTGAGCCAGTCCCTGCAACAGGTCAGCCGCCTGCTCACCAGCCGCGCACGGCAACGCATCGAAGAAGACTTCATCATCACCCTCAATGGCGACTACCTGGGCCTGGGCCGGGTGATCGATGTGCTCAAGCTGATCACTGAGCTGAAGATCCAGCAGGCCCGCTATGCCAACCCGTTGACCCTGCTGCCCGGCAACGTACCAATCCAGCAATGCCTTACACGCCTGTTGCAGCAACAACGGGAATCGGTGATCTGCTACGTGGATATCGACAGCTTCAAACCGTTCAACGACATCTACGGCTACGGGCGTGGGGACGAGGTATTGCTGTGCCTGGCGCAATGCCTGAACGACCGGGTGGACCCCAGCCGAGACTTTGTCGGACATATCGGCGGCGATGATTTTTTGCTGGTGCTGGGGCCACAGGATTGGCGCAAGCGGCTCAACCAACTGCTCGATGACTTCCACACCCAATGCCGGCGCTTCTACCGCGCAGAACACCTCGAGGCCGGCTGCTTCGTGGCGTTGAACCGCCAGGGCGTGCGCCAGGAGTTTGCACTGCTGTCGCTTTCGATCGGGGTGGTGCATTTATATCCACAGGCCTGTGGACAACTCGATGCCAGCCAATTGGCAGAACTAGCGTCGCAAGCCAAGCACCATGCCAAGGATGTGGTCGGCTACAGCATCCACGTCATCGACAGCCTGGAGATCCTGGCCCAGGCTCTCTAA